The following are encoded together in the Marinitoga litoralis genome:
- a CDS encoding diguanylate cyclase produces MKKVLIIDDSVSWREFLKKSISELGYEVQVAEDGLDGLNKFFDFLPDIIISDYVMPKMNGVHLCRFLRSYSSFSNVGILILTGANESINEFWAKKSGANMFLRKDLKPDELVRKIDEFIESSNFSIEWTREFYKFRINPFSELVDILEETLKMEVLKSTILDLVDKVNDEEFVMNNLYILFREFFSFKGLHILLLSASAGRVYSFSKEEKYSQNSIRKFLFSNLIKPITPTEWFFKGEFNEKNTNTPVNFLSFNIMLENNDLGIIVFDGVENKNNLLYYMNFLNDSVGILFKTLSIFLDYKTASERDGLTGLYNKKVITEKLNDLIISFKRKKFDLSIAMIDIDDFKQVNDKYGHIVGDKVLKVFSDILNSKIRENDFIGRYGGEEFLILMPGTNCNEAKLALDRILDSVRNYNWEELGINNTITFSGGICCNYIGKSLTEFINDADKALYLAKKLGKNRIITGEELK; encoded by the coding sequence ATGAAAAAAGTTTTGATAATTGATGATAGCGTATCGTGGAGAGAGTTTTTAAAAAAGTCTATATCAGAATTAGGTTATGAAGTTCAAGTAGCAGAAGATGGTTTAGATGGTTTAAATAAATTTTTTGATTTTTTACCAGATATTATTATTTCAGATTATGTTATGCCTAAAATGAATGGTGTGCATTTATGTAGATTTTTAAGAAGTTATAGTTCTTTTTCAAATGTAGGTATTTTGATATTAACAGGTGCTAATGAGTCAATAAATGAATTTTGGGCTAAAAAAAGTGGAGCCAATATGTTTTTAAGGAAAGATTTAAAACCAGATGAATTAGTAAGAAAAATAGATGAATTTATAGAAAGTAGTAATTTTTCAATTGAATGGACAAGAGAATTTTATAAATTTAGAATAAATCCTTTTAGTGAATTAGTAGATATATTAGAGGAAACTTTGAAAATGGAAGTGTTAAAATCTACTATTTTAGACCTTGTAGATAAAGTAAATGATGAAGAGTTTGTAATGAATAATTTATACATTTTATTTAGAGAATTTTTTTCATTTAAGGGATTACATATATTATTACTTTCAGCAAGTGCAGGTAGAGTTTATTCTTTTTCAAAAGAGGAAAAATATTCACAAAATAGTATAAGGAAGTTTTTATTTTCTAATTTAATTAAACCAATAACACCTACAGAATGGTTTTTTAAAGGTGAATTTAATGAAAAAAACACAAACACACCAGTTAATTTCTTATCATTTAATATTATGCTTGAAAATAATGATTTGGGAATAATAGTTTTTGATGGCGTTGAAAATAAAAATAATTTATTATATTATATGAATTTTCTAAATGATTCGGTTGGTATATTGTTTAAAACATTAAGTATATTTCTTGATTATAAAACAGCTTCTGAAAGAGATGGATTAACAGGGTTATATAATAAAAAGGTAATAACCGAGAAATTGAATGATTTAATAATTTCATTTAAAAGAAAAAAATTTGATCTTTCAATAGCAATGATAGATATTGATGATTTTAAGCAAGTAAATGATAAATATGGTCATATTGTAGGAGATAAGGTATTAAAAGTTTTTTCTGATATATTGAATTCTAAAATTAGAGAAAATGATTTTATAGGTAGATATGGTGGTGAGGAGTTTTTAATTTTAATGCCAGGTACTAATTGTAATGAAGCAAAACTAGCTTTAGATAGAATTTTAGACAGCGTTAGAAATTATAATTGGGAGGAATTAGGAATCAATAATACTATTACTTTTAGTGGTGGAATATGTTGTAATTATATAGGAAAAAGTTTAACGGAGTTTATTAATGATGCTGATAAAGCATTATATTTAGCAAAAAAATTGGGGAAAAATAGAATAATTACAGGGGAGGAATTAAAATGA
- a CDS encoding chemotaxis protein CheB, translating to MILKVVVGASAGGPQALKILFNFNTQLKYTIILAMHNLESQTDNFKRYIYSISKQNVHIVDKLTVLDKGIYIPQGGKDLIFFSESTITIDKKSDVVSPSINHLFSSLVPYADKNTYVFLLGGLGNDGTDGLIKLENTNANIYIQKDAQFPYMTKSAMRELERYNLKTLKELNGLLLSLNKKVVR from the coding sequence ATTATTTTAAAAGTTGTAGTAGGTGCATCTGCTGGAGGACCTCAAGCTTTAAAAATATTATTTAATTTTAATACACAATTAAAATATACTATTATTCTAGCAATGCACAATTTGGAAAGTCAAACTGATAATTTTAAAAGATATATATATAGTATTTCTAAACAAAATGTACATATTGTAGATAAATTAACTGTTTTAGATAAAGGAATATATATTCCTCAAGGTGGGAAGGATTTGATATTTTTTAGTGAATCTACAATTACAATTGATAAAAAAAGTGATGTAGTTTCACCGTCTATTAATCATCTTTTTTCTAGTTTAGTTCCATATGCGGATAAGAATACATACGTATTTTTACTTGGTGGGTTAGGAAATGATGGAACTGATGGTTTAATAAAATTAGAAAATACAAATGCTAATATTTATATTCAAAAAGATGCACAATTTCCATATATGACAAAAAGTGCAATGAGAGAACTAGAACGATATAATTTAAAAACATTAAAAGAACTTAATGGATTATTATTATCATTAAATAAGAAGGTGGTAAGATGA
- a CDS encoding response regulator: MEFMDIYFAEMEEKLNEAIDLMKKYLQLHDPVIVKDLYRIYHTLKGSAGLVGLPKIGEFMHKLESAFKEKLNQDLDEEFVARVIKISTEIINKKNDLTDEEVNYFESILNGEISLKEGTVGSIESEKISVELLEKFYERILKLENNLINKNYTIALKEAKNLRLYTQNLIEENKFVSIYKIIKSFENLVFQEAVFNKKKVNLNIEVENTKIEKDDAESLKDVLVHLIKNSIAHGIESPKERKEKGKSEVGNIKVKSYIKNDFIYLEVIDDGKGIDLEKVKEKAEKLGYSNVDLLEVIFYSGFSTKDSADQSSGRGVGLDSVKAFAEAKGGFVKLETTKDKGSKFIISFKTKITSKKVLVIKRSDNIFSVDSNDIKEVINKIEVIDGKINYGNKLLDIIDYGNGTIKFAVITKNNRAIIADEIIGHFEAFISPYNFNEIVEFAKNIFSFPVPIISPEKALSKEENIDINKKTVLVLDDSVLTRFVISRMIKNNGYNVIEAETGEEAIKKKGYDAAIVDVELPGINGYEVVKHIKKENKDIPVIMLSTKSSPEDIKKGLDSGANAYVVKGENTEKILNLLNKFLRG, encoded by the coding sequence TTGGATTACCTAAAATTGGAGAATTTATGCATAAATTAGAATCAGCTTTTAAAGAAAAGCTGAATCAAGATTTAGACGAAGAATTTGTAGCTAGAGTTATAAAAATTTCTACAGAAATAATAAATAAGAAGAATGATTTAACTGATGAAGAAGTAAATTATTTTGAATCTATTTTAAATGGAGAAATCAGTTTAAAAGAAGGCACTGTAGGTAGCATAGAATCAGAAAAGATATCTGTAGAATTATTAGAAAAATTTTATGAAAGAATATTGAAGTTAGAAAATAATTTAATAAATAAGAATTATACAATAGCTTTAAAAGAAGCAAAAAATTTGAGGTTATATACTCAAAATTTAATTGAAGAAAATAAATTTGTATCTATATATAAAATAATAAAAAGTTTTGAGAATTTAGTTTTTCAAGAGGCAGTTTTTAATAAGAAAAAAGTGAATTTAAATATAGAAGTTGAAAATACTAAGATAGAAAAAGATGATGCTGAAAGTCTTAAAGATGTTTTGGTTCATTTAATAAAAAATTCTATTGCCCATGGCATAGAATCACCCAAAGAAAGAAAAGAAAAAGGGAAAAGCGAAGTTGGTAATATAAAAGTAAAAAGTTATATTAAAAATGATTTTATATATTTAGAAGTAATTGATGATGGTAAAGGTATAGATTTAGAAAAAGTTAAAGAAAAAGCGGAAAAATTAGGTTATTCTAATGTTGATCTATTAGAGGTTATTTTTTATTCGGGGTTTTCTACTAAAGATAGTGCAGATCAATCATCAGGTAGAGGAGTTGGACTTGATTCTGTAAAAGCATTTGCAGAGGCAAAAGGTGGTTTTGTAAAATTAGAAACTACAAAAGATAAAGGTTCAAAGTTTATAATTTCCTTTAAAACAAAAATAACCTCCAAAAAGGTATTAGTTATAAAAAGAAGTGATAATATATTCTCTGTTGATTCAAATGATATAAAAGAAGTTATTAATAAAATTGAAGTAATTGATGGGAAAATAAATTATGGAAATAAACTATTGGATATAATAGATTATGGAAATGGAACAATTAAGTTTGCAGTTATAACGAAAAATAATAGGGCTATTATTGCAGATGAAATAATAGGCCATTTTGAAGCGTTTATTTCTCCATATAATTTTAATGAAATTGTGGAATTTGCTAAAAATATTTTTTCATTTCCTGTTCCAATTATTTCTCCAGAAAAAGCATTATCTAAAGAAGAAAATATTGATATTAACAAGAAAACTGTATTAGTATTAGATGATTCTGTACTCACAAGATTCGTTATATCTAGGATGATAAAAAACAATGGATATAATGTTATAGAAGCTGAAACAGGGGAAGAAGCTATTAAGAAAAAAGGGTATGATGCAGCTATTGTAGATGTTGAGCTTCCAGGAATAAACGGTTATGAAGTTGTAAAACACATAAAAAAAGAAAATAAAGATATACCTGTTATAATGCTTTCTACTAAATCATCACCAGAAGATATTAAAAAAGGTCTTGATTCTGGAGCTAATGCATATGTAGTTAAAGGAGAAAATACAGAAAAAATATTAAATCTTTTGAATAAATTTTTAAGGGGATGA